A region from the Triplophysa rosa linkage group LG4, Trosa_1v2, whole genome shotgun sequence genome encodes:
- the slc25a4 gene encoding ADP/ATP translocase 1: protein MSDAVISFMKDFLAGGVAAAVSKTAVAPIERVKLLLQVQHASKQITVETQYKGIIDCVVRIPKEQGFVSFWRGNLANVIRYFPTQALNFAFKDKYKKIFLGGVDQKTQFWRYFAGNLASGGAAGATSLCFVYPLDFARTRLAADIGKGAAQREFNGLGNCLSKTFKSDGIKGLYLGFNVSVQGIIIYRAAYFGVYDTAKGMLPDPKNTHIVISWMIAQTVTAAAGIISYPFDTVRRRMMMQSGRKGADIMYKGTIDCWKKIIKDEGPKAFFKGAWSNVLRGMGGAFVLVLYDEIKKYT from the exons ATGTCTGACGCAGTGATCAGCTTTATGAAGGATTTCTTGGCCGGTGGTGTGGCCGCTGCCGTCTCCAAGACAGCTGTGGCTCCCATCGAAAGAGTCAAACTGTTACTGCAG GTCCAGCATGCCAGCAAACAGATCACAGTTGAGACACAGTACAAAGGAATCATCGACTGCGTAGTGAGAATTCCCAAAGAGCAGGGCTTTGTGTCTTTCTGGAGAGGCAATCTTGCCAATGTCATCAGATACTTCCCCACACAAGCCCTCAACTTTGCCTTCAAGGACAAGTACAAGAAGATTTTCCTTGGAGGCGTGGACCAGAAAACCCAATTCTGGCGTTACTTTGCAGGTAATCTGGCTTCTGGTGGCGCGGCTGGTGCCACATCCCTGTGCTTTGTCTACCCTCTTGACTTCGCCAGAACAAGGCTTGCTGCTGACATTGGCAAAGGCGCAGCACAAAGAGAGTTCAACGGTCTTGGAAACTGCCTTTCCAAGACGTTCAAGTCTGATGGTATTAAGGGTCTTTATCTTGGCTTCAACGTGTCTGTCCAGGGCATTATTATCTACAGAGCTGCTTACTTCGGTGTCTACGATACAGCTAAAG GTATGCTGCCCGAccccaaaaacacacacattgtcATTAGCTGGATGATCGCCCAGACTGTCACAGCTGCTGCAGGAATCATTTCATATCCCTTTGACACCGTCAGACGTCGTATGATGATGCAGTCCGGACGCAAAGGAG CTGACATCATGTATAAGGGCACAATTGACTGCTGGAAAAAGATCATCAAAGATGAGGGCCCCAAAGCCTTCTTCAAGGGCGCTTGGTCCAATGTGCTCAGAGGCATGGGCGGCGCTTTTGTGCTGGTCCTGTATGACGAGATCAAGAAGTATACATAA
- the cfap97 gene encoding cilia- and flagella-associated protein 97: MYSPKEPEGEVDHSFFDTDCEANGTEDGQLNKQEASQGPDERKNKETNVLMDQIGSEVQSGRHERPKASLENGLHQAHNENKDCDNGLMKEGQNSNALFMGSSPIPSAKSSETGDNSQSDEGSSVQSYSSDEDRELDDENSADFKLRKNSNGDFNSDDDGYHRSDDESEEEESQSAKQRRSSHGTPKKCAGKFRKQSRSSSSDTESSHSGEERSSFCSQKSPVKHYRVASAYQREMAKESAESEDTVTDVTPLSTPNVSPAQSIDMVLHSGHLAVDAQKTVVNEEVSDDQGSISSEGEDEPALLKIEKQLERGLVSSPSSVGSSRKNYSFTNEEVRKIDRENQRLLRELSGSSACSRSGSSTFSSTCSRKNNAPPMRLYHSAVNRQKEQERIHKENLAFLRRLESVKATPGLTRDEQLADHQRQCRYLGTHGPAIPPLTTKSSKTSGRSTRPCSSPHKDRPGTAKLNRATPRPAWS; encoded by the exons ATGTACAGTCCAAAAGAACCGGAGGGAGAAGTGGACCACTCTTTCTTTGACACTGACTGTGAGGCTAATGGTACTGAGGATGGTCAACTCAATAAACAGGAGGCCTCACAAGGACCCgatgaaagaaaaaataaagagacaaaTGTTTTGATGGATCAGATAGGGTCTGAAGTTCAGAGTGGTAGACATGAAAGACCAAAAGCAAGTCTGGAGAATGGTTTACACCAGGCACacaatgaaaataaagattGTGACAATGGACTTATGAAAGAGGGACAAAACAGTAATGCACTTTTCATGGGATCTTCGCCAATCCCAAGTGCCAAAAGCTCAGAGACTGGTgacaacagccaatcagatgaaGGATCAAGTGTGCAGTCATACTCATCTGATGAGGACCGTGAGCTGGATGATGAGAACAGTGCAGATTTTAAGCtcaggaaaaacagcaatgGTGATTTCAATAGTGATGACGACGGATACCATCGAAGTGATGATGAAAGCGAGGAGGAAGAGTCACAATCAGCAAAACAAAGGCGGTCCTCACACGGAACACCTAAAAAATGTGCTGGTAAATTTCGTAAACAGAGCCGTTCCTCATCATCGGATACTGAGTCTTCCCACAGCGGAGAGGAGAGAAGCTCATTTTGCTCTCAGAAATCTCCTGTGAAACATTACAGGGTTGCTTCAGCTTACCAGAGAGAGATGGCTAAAGAATCAGCAGAATCTGAGGATACGGTCACTGATGTCACCCCTCTCTCAACACCAAATGTTAGCCCTGCCCAGTCTATTGATATGGTTCTGCATTCTGGACATTTGGCAGTAGATGCTCAAAAGACAGTTGTGAATGAAGAGGTTTCAGATGACCAGGGCAGTATAAGTTCTGAGGGTGAGGATGAACCAG CACTTTTAAAAATAGAGAAGCAATTGGAAAGGGGGCTTGTCTCCAGCCCTAGTAGTGTTGGCAGCAGTCGTAAAAACTATTCTTTTACTAATGAGGAAGTTCGGAAGATTGACCGGGAGAACCAGCGGTTGTTACGTGAACTGTCCGGTTCATCGGCATGCTCGCGCAGTGGCAGCTCTACGTTCTCATCCACCTGTAGTCGAAAGAACAATGCACCACCCATGCGGCTTTACCACAGCGCTGTGAACAGGCAGAAAGAGCAAGAGCGCATTCATAAGGAGAACCTG GCATTCCTGAGGCGTCTCGAATCTGTAAAGGCCACTCCTGGCTTAACCAGAGATGAACAACTTGCTGATCACCAACGCCAGTGTCGATACCTTGGGACGCACGGTCCAGCTATTCCTCCACTCACAACGAAATCCAGCAAGACATCTG GGAGGAGTACTAGACCCTGCAGTAGTCCTCACAAAGATAGACCAGGGACTGCTAAACTCAACAGAGCAACACCACGACCTGCCTGGTCCTGA
- the ankrd37 gene encoding ankyrin repeat domain-containing protein 37, which yields MFLLETVSLDCVSCLFESGFAVNCGLDSGQSPAHRAACGGQAFCLLWLLQTGADANQKDASGETPTHKAARAGSAECISVLMASDAKIDICNNSGKTAEDIAWSCGFEECAKFFNTHRRTQDLRNLSSLSSTIVERQVLNGSLAGQKRGCTGSDAEDGKKSRDW from the exons ATGTTTTTGCTCGAGACAGTGTCG CTGGACTGCGTAAGCTGTCTTTTTGAAAGCGGTTTTGCAGTAAATTGTGGTTTAGATTCAGGACAGTCCCCTGCACATCGAGCAGCATGCGGTGGACAGGCGTTCTGTTTGCTGTGGTTGCTCCAGACAGGCGCAGATGCAAACCAAAAG GATGCAAGTGGGGAGACCCCCACGCATAAAGCAGCCAGAGCTGGGAGCGCGGAGTGCATAAGCGTGCTGATGGCAAGTGATGCAAAAATCGA CATTTGCAACAACTCTGGAAAGACTGCCGAAGATATAGCGTGGTCTTGTGGGTTTGAGGAGTGCGCTAAGTTTTTTAACACACATAGAAGAACACAGGACTTAAGAAACTTATCATCATTATCTTCAACGATTGTCGAGCGGCAGGTTCTGAATGGCTCTCTGGCGGGACAGAAGAGAGGGTGCACTGGGTCTGATGCAGAAGATGGCAAGAAATCTCGCGACTGGTGA
- the ufsp2 gene encoding ufm1-specific protease 2 isoform X1: protein MVHSEDCNIIFRVKGILEFVCLLDDSNDAQCTISKTFQGLSSKVSSKNLVFTVSNSAVLIWPNNCFQSSMDSLTDTSSCGDILKYIEADNSESKKSSKKKDRKNSGPTVVNMKLLFEVTEPAGNEAPNLYRMVGQQHFARMPLPMDCILYVTSNESLANACNGLVEALSKQLSDMEEVVIRSRKGSSLLVPQPFHFQLPEPTGHTTVIYPAGVPDSQLQGVREDLHKKFELPGDRPCLRRANAFRFPDEAYKDGYLRNPHIHLNPPNIDDAKLYLVQGVYSYHHYMQDRVNDDGWGCAYRSLQTIFSWFQQQGYVEMAVPTHTQIQQALVDVGDKEPHFFGSRQWIGSFEVQAVLNQLLGVTSKIMFVSHGSELATKGRELANHFQTEGTPIMIGGGVLAHTILGVAWSEITGQIRFLILDPHYTGGEDLQIIIDKGWCGWKGPEFWDQNAYYNLCLPQRFKTI, encoded by the exons ATG GTTCATTCAGAGGATTGCAACATTATTTTCCGTGTCAAAGGCATCTTGGAGTTTGTTTGCCTACTTGATGACTCGAATG ATGCACAGTGCACCATCTCAAAAACCTTCCAGGGTCTCAGTTCCAAAGTATCATCAAAAAACCTTGTATTCACTGTCAGTAACAGTGCAGTATTAATATGGCCCAACAACTGTTTCCAATCCAGCATGGATAGCTTGACAGACACATCATCATGTGGAGATATTCTGAAGTATATAGA GGCAGATAATAGTGAAAGCAAGAAATCATCAAAAAAGAAAGATAGGAAAAATTCTGGACCT ACTGTTGTAAATATGAAGCTGTTGTTTGAGGTGACCGAGCCGGCTGGCAATGAAGCTCCTAATCTTTATAGAATGGTCGGACAACAGCACTTTGCGAGGATGCCTCTGCCTATGGACTGTATTCTGTATGTGACCAGTAATGAGAGCTTGGCAAA TGCATGTAATGGGCTGGTGGAAGCTTTGAGTAAGCAGTTATCAGACATGGAGGAGGTGGTAATACGGTCCAGAAAGGGCTCGTCTCTCCTGGTTCCACAGCCGTTTCACTTTCAACTGCCCGAACCCACTGGACACACCACTGTAATCTACCCTGCAGGAGTACCAGACAGTCAACTGCAGGGAGTCAGAGAG GATCTGCACAAGAAGTTTGAGTTGCCAGGCGACAGGCCATGCCTCAGACGCGCAAATGCTTTCCGTTTCCCTGATGAAGCATACAAAGATGGTTACCTCCGCAACCCCCACATACACCTCAACCCACCTAACATTGACGATGCAAAG ctGTATCTAGTGCAGGGTGTGTACAGCTACCACCACTACATGCAGGATCGTGTGAATGATGACGGCTGGGGCTGTGCATATCGCTCACTTCAGACCATCTTCTCATGGTTTCAGCAGCAAGGATACGTAGAGATGGCtgttcccacacacacacagatccagCAG GCACTGGTGGATGTGGGGGATAAAGAGCCTCACTTTTTCGGCTCACGTCAGTGGATCGGCTCTTTTGAAGTTCAGGCTGTTCTTAATCAGCTGCTGGGGGTCACCTCAAAGATCATGTTTGTCAG TCATGGATCTGAGCTCGCTACTAAGGGCAGAGAACTAGCCAACCACTTTCAGACTGAAGGAACACCTATCATGATTG GTGGGGGCGTGCTTGCACACACTATTCTAGGTGTAGCATGGAGCGAGATCACTGGACAGATTCGGTTCCTCATCCTTGACCCTCACTACACCGGAGGAGAGGACCTGCAGATCATCATTGACAAG GGCTGGTGTGGATGGAAGGGGCCCGAATTCTGGGATCAGAATGCCTATTACAACCTCTGCCTTCCCCAAAGATTCAAGACCATTTAA
- the ufsp2 gene encoding ufm1-specific protease 2 isoform X2, whose product MVHSEDCNIIFRVKGILEFVCLLDDSNDAQCTISKTFQGLSSKVSSKNLVFTVSNSAVLIWPNNCFQSSMDSLTDTSSCGDILKYIEADNSESKKSSKKKDRKNSGPTVVNMKLLFEVTEPAGNEAPNLYRMVGQQHFARMPLPMDCILYVTSNESLANACNGLVEALSKQLSDMEEVVIRSRKGSSLLVPQPFHFQLPEPTGHTTVIYPAGVPDSQLQGVREDLHKKFELPGDRPCLRRANAFRFPDEAYKDGYLRNPHIHLNPPNIDDAKLYLVQGVYSYHHYMQDRVNDDGWGCAYRSLQTIFSWFQQQGYVEMAVPTHTQIQQALVDVGDKEPHFFGSRQWIGSFEVQAVLNQLLGVTSKIMFVRWGRACTHYSRCSMERDHWTDSVPHP is encoded by the exons ATG GTTCATTCAGAGGATTGCAACATTATTTTCCGTGTCAAAGGCATCTTGGAGTTTGTTTGCCTACTTGATGACTCGAATG ATGCACAGTGCACCATCTCAAAAACCTTCCAGGGTCTCAGTTCCAAAGTATCATCAAAAAACCTTGTATTCACTGTCAGTAACAGTGCAGTATTAATATGGCCCAACAACTGTTTCCAATCCAGCATGGATAGCTTGACAGACACATCATCATGTGGAGATATTCTGAAGTATATAGA GGCAGATAATAGTGAAAGCAAGAAATCATCAAAAAAGAAAGATAGGAAAAATTCTGGACCT ACTGTTGTAAATATGAAGCTGTTGTTTGAGGTGACCGAGCCGGCTGGCAATGAAGCTCCTAATCTTTATAGAATGGTCGGACAACAGCACTTTGCGAGGATGCCTCTGCCTATGGACTGTATTCTGTATGTGACCAGTAATGAGAGCTTGGCAAA TGCATGTAATGGGCTGGTGGAAGCTTTGAGTAAGCAGTTATCAGACATGGAGGAGGTGGTAATACGGTCCAGAAAGGGCTCGTCTCTCCTGGTTCCACAGCCGTTTCACTTTCAACTGCCCGAACCCACTGGACACACCACTGTAATCTACCCTGCAGGAGTACCAGACAGTCAACTGCAGGGAGTCAGAGAG GATCTGCACAAGAAGTTTGAGTTGCCAGGCGACAGGCCATGCCTCAGACGCGCAAATGCTTTCCGTTTCCCTGATGAAGCATACAAAGATGGTTACCTCCGCAACCCCCACATACACCTCAACCCACCTAACATTGACGATGCAAAG ctGTATCTAGTGCAGGGTGTGTACAGCTACCACCACTACATGCAGGATCGTGTGAATGATGACGGCTGGGGCTGTGCATATCGCTCACTTCAGACCATCTTCTCATGGTTTCAGCAGCAAGGATACGTAGAGATGGCtgttcccacacacacacagatccagCAG GCACTGGTGGATGTGGGGGATAAAGAGCCTCACTTTTTCGGCTCACGTCAGTGGATCGGCTCTTTTGAAGTTCAGGCTGTTCTTAATCAGCTGCTGGGGGTCACCTCAAAGATCATGTTTGTCAG GTGGGGGCGTGCTTGCACACACTATTCTAGGTGTAGCATGGAGCGAGATCACTGGACAGATTCGGTTCCTCATCCTTGA